The Dysidea avara chromosome 13, odDysAvar1.4, whole genome shotgun sequence genome includes a region encoding these proteins:
- the LOC136242203 gene encoding uncharacterized protein has product MSSLGFVVIFLALAAKGGLATILSLTLLRDATEQGAVCLDGSAPGYYYKKGSSEPSKWIIHMEGGGYCANELDCVNRSHTDLGSSKNWRKTSFQEGFLSDNCLVNPHFCGWTKVFIPYCDGAFFAGNVVNPVRVGSDTIYFRGIRILDVVIGALLELGVKSADHVILTGCSAGGHATYLHADHVRNMIPRNVPLHAFADAGFFLDAPNINGQYVQREIIQYIYKMQNVSNGGVNKACLAAMSTDEQWKCLFVPYTYSYINTPIFTYNSPYDTWQLENTLQLNCLPPLCSDAQLKLLKDYGQEFLKAVSPAIQSSTNGVFLDSCLVHCQSLSTITWIEFRVSNQTIGETLYAWITGNTEKYNTKVIDCTFPCNPTCPVL; this is encoded by the exons ATGAGTTCCCTAGGATTCGTTGTGATTTTTCTTGCACTAGCCGCCAAAGGTGGACTAGCAACTATTCTGTCTTTAACACTTCTCAGAGATGCTACAGAACAG GGTGCAGTGTGCCTGGATGGCTCAGCTCCCGGGTATTACTACAAGAAAG GATCTAGTGAGCCTAGTAAATGGATCATACACATGGAGGGAGGTGGATATTGTGCTAATGAACTAGACTGTGTCAATAGAAGTCACACTGACCTTGGCTCCTCCAAGAACTGGAGGAAAACCAGCTTCCAAGAAGGGTTTCTCTCTGACAACTGCTTGGTGAATCCTCACTTCTGTGGATGGACGAAGGTGTTCATCCCCTACTGTGATGGAGCATTCTTTGCTGGAAATGT GGTCAACCCTGTAAGAGTAGGGTCAGACACAATATACTTCAGAGGGATCAGGATACTTGATGTGGTCATTGGGGCCCTCCTTGAACTGGGAGTCAAGTCtgcagatcatgtgatcctcacCGGCTGCTCAG CTGGAGGACATGCTACCTACCTACATGCCGATCATGTTCGTAACATGATACCCAGAAATGTTCCTCTACATGCGTTTGCTGATGCTGG GTTCTTTCTGGATGCTCCTAACATTAACGGACAGTATGTACAAAGAGAAATAATCCAATACA TTTATAAGATGCAAAATGTTTCCAATGGTGGTGTCAATAAAGCCTGCCTGGCTGCTATGTCTACTGATGAACAATGGAAATGTCTCTTTGTACCA TACACCTACTCATACATCAATACTCCAATATTCACCTACAATTCACCGTATGACACATGGCAACTGGAAAACACATTACAGTTGAATTGTCTACCACCACTTTGTTCTGATGCACAATTGAAACTTCTTAAAGACTATGGACAG GAATTTCTCAAAGCAGTTAGTCCGGCCATCCAGTCATCTACTAATGGAGTGTTCCTTGATTCTTGTTTGGTTCATTGTCAGTCACTCTCCACAATAACTTGGATAGAGTTTAGAGTTTCCAATCAAACTATTGGAGAAACCTTGTATGCCTGGATAACTGGCAACACCGAAAAGTACAATACTAAAGTGATTGactgtacatttccatgtaATCCAACATGTCCGGTACTTTAA
- the LOC136242201 gene encoding exportin-T-like isoform X2, with protein MNESYLRGLYHDSSASERELAMHYYHQLQSSSEGWGLCAADFTQRLHIDEPVRFFCLQVIEHHVRERHATTNEETSVKLRELVMSWMQEPFISGPVEKNFVKNKMAQLYAMVCVIDYPSRWGSFFSDLLTCVSSGNLAVIDLYLRVLLAIDTEVVDRDFIHTPEENQRNTLIKDTMREQCVSSLVESWYQIMVTFEQYNHEVTCLVMKVVGAYVSWIDINYIANERFSSLLLKYLQVEQLRESSCDCLTEIVSKGMDPLNKIELAETLTHTLKEMGVLMTTPSNDDDADFQSKLSKLVNGIGMSLVTSYNKLLKSNDKERALLALQAMENKSSYLVRYLNDEDDDVSLAVIPFSIGYVGVLKSVDIMSKLQSDFLKQLLLISINKMKYDESYNFVTEGEDEVMFMEYRKELKVLFDNIIQLHPDLVLETIQQLLVSTLSQLDTESFMNIEVSLRYFYMMGEVLPDKGSHFSGPAVSNSPWYIMMNSIITSRLSYYSHIAVKIQYFELVVRYDKYFSTQPDHISPVLESFLDERGLRNDHPVVRSRVSYLFLRFLKPLKNQIGGVAEQILKRIRDLLFVLPENDEGAYISSNDMLFMYEAAGILVAISNTSAEQRYLLMKQLIQPSLDKLALHYPKMREVEDATKLEELANYLYHLMSYISRTTKVFVNHQTTRQSGCLQCYAEALPVILNGLEVPVHKETLHSGVRQYLHRMIICLGDELLNYVPMAITLLLKDCQSQNIQEFIPLINQLIAKYKHRMGPFLQEVFMPIIHTILNCSTEPYDPRDEEAARDRQNLQKCYYLFISSLVNNDAVEVISSQGSTQLHEVLDSIVQGTMDFPDPSGQKVCFGILRKLVEFWGQSDTVTGFVDYMYKTIIPACFIVPSKSSFDLNDGHTFQALGEIAGILKSMYQKRGDEFLQYLVTTYLPSINLSQELTQAIQQADSKVLKSYLKVFFTQLRTMQ; from the exons ATGAACGAGTCTTACCTGAGGGGCCTGTACCATGACAGTTCCGCCAGTGAACGTGAACTG GCGATGCACTACTACCATCAGTTGCAGTCCAGTAGTGAGGGGTGGGGCTTGTGTGCAGCTGACTTCACCCAGCGGCTCCACAT tgatgagccagtgaGGTTTTTCTGTCTCCAAGTGATTGAACATCATGTCAGAGAGAG acatgCTACTACTAACGAGGAGACTAGTGTGAAGCTGAGAGAATTGGTGATGTCATGGATGCAGGAG CCTTTCATCAGTGGACCAGTGGAGAAGAATTTTGTAAAGAACAAAATGGCCCAACTGTACGCCATGGTGTGTGTCATTGACTACCCATCAAGG TGGGGGTCATTCTTCTCTGACCTGCTCACTTGTGTGTCATCTGGTAATCTGGCAGTGATCGACCTTTACCTCAGAGTATTACTGGCCATTGATACAGAAGTAGTTGATCGTGATTTCATACACACTCCTGAG GAGAACCAACGTAACACACTTATTAAGGACACGATGAGAGAACAATGTGTATCCTCATTGGTTGAGTCTTGGTACCAAATAAtg GTCACATTTGAACAGTATAATCACGAGGTGACATGTTTGGTAATGAAAGTGGTAGGAGCCTACGTGTCATGGATAGACATCAACTACATCGCTAATGAGAGGTTTTCCAG TTTGTTATTGAAGTATCTACAAGTGGAGCAGTTGAGAGAGAGCTCATGTGATTGTCTGACTGAGATAGTTAGCAAAG GGATGGATCCACTCAATAAGATAGAACTAGCAGAGACACTGACGCATACTCTGAAGGAGATGGGAGTGCTCATGACTACTCCATCCAAT GACGATGATGCAGATTTTCAGTCCAAGTTATCCAAACTAGTCAACGGTATTGGAATGTCATTAGTGACCAGTTATAACAA ACTATTGAAATCCAACGACAAGGAGAGAGCATTACTAGCACTACAAGCCATGGAGAATAAGTCATCATATCTCGTCAG ATATTtgaatgatgaagatgatgacgtGTCGTTAGCTGTGATCCCATTCTCCATTGGATATGTGGGCGTGTTGAAG TCAGTAGACATCATGTCGaaactacaaagtgacttcttaaAA caactgttactaatcAGTATCAACAAGATGAAGTATGATGAGAGCTATAACTTTGTGACTGAG GGTGAAGATGAGGTAATGTTCATGGAGTACAGGAAGGAACTAAAAGTATTGTTTGACAATATTATCCAACTA CATCCTGATCTTGTACTGGAAACTATTCAACAGTTACTAGTGTCAACACTGAGTCAACTGGATACAGAGTCATTCATGAATATCGAGGTATCACTTCGTTACTTCTACATGATGGGAGAGGTGTTACCTGATAAG GGATCTCATTTCTCTGGTCCAGCAGTATCCAACTCACCCTGGTACATAATGATGAACTCT ATCATCACTAGCAGGTTATCATATTATTCTCACATTGCAGTCAAGATCCAG TACTTTGAGCTGGTTGTCAGATATGACAAATACTTTTCAACTCAACCTGACCACATATCACCAGTACTG GAATCATTTCTTGATGAGAGAGGATTACGGAATGATCATCCAGTAGTAAGGAGCAGAGTGAGCTACTTGTTCTTGAGGTTTCTTAAACCACTCAA GAATCAGATTGGTGGAGTAGCTGAACAAATTCTGAAGAGGATTAGAGATTTGCTGTTTGTTCTGCCA GAGAATGATGAAGGAGCATACATATCCTCAAATGACATG TTGTTCATGTACGAGGCTGCTGGTATATTAGTAGCTATCAGTAATACTAGTGCTGAG CAACGATACCTGCTGATGAAACAACTGATTCAGCCATCCCTGGACAAGCTAGCATTACATTATCCCAAG ATGAGAGAAGTTGAAGATGCCACAAAGTTGGAAGAACTTGCCAATTATCTCTACCACCTCATGTCTTATATCAG TCGGACGACGAAGGTGTTTGTTAATCATCAAACGACACGTCAGAGTGGTTGTCTACAGTGCTATGCTGAg GCTCTACCAGTTATATTGAATGGTCTGGAAGTACCAGTACACAAGGAGACTCTTCACTCTGGTGTGAGGCAATATCTACATCGTATGATCATCTGTCTAGGAGATGAGTTGTTAAATTATGTACCAATGGCCATCACTCTGCTACTGAAGGATTGTCAG TCTCAGAACATTCAGGAATTCATTCCACTGATCAATCAGTTGATAGCGAAGTACAAACATCGGATGGGTCCCTTCCTACAGGAGGTCTTCATGCCAATCATCCACACCATCTTGAACTGTTCTACTGAACCATATGATCCTCGGGATGAAGAG GCGGCAAGGGACAGACAGAACTTACAGAAATGTTACTACCTGTTTATCAGCTCACTAGTCAATAATGATGCTGTGGAGGTGATTTCTAGTCAAG GCTCAACTCAGCTTCACGAGGTACTGGACTCTATTGTACAGGGAACAATGGACTTCCCTGATCCTTCA GGTCAGAaggtttgttttgggatattAAGAAAGTTGGTGGAGTTTTGGG GACAGTCAGACACTGTAACTGGTTTTGTGGACTACATGTACAAGACAATAATCCCAGCTTGTTTCATTGTCCCTTCTAAGTCATCATTTGATCTTAATGATGGGCACACATTTCAG GCATTAGGAGAAATTGCTGGAATTTTGAAGTCGATGTATCAGAAACGA GGTGATGAATTCCTGCAGTATTTAGTGACCACTTACCTGCCATCCATCAACTTATCACAAGAACTTACACAG GCTATCCAACAAGCTGACTCTAAAGTGTTAAAGAGCTATCTGAAG GTGTTCTTCACACAGTTGAGAACTATGCAATGA
- the LOC136242773 gene encoding countin-3-like isoform X2, which translates to MKTDLVLWLLASLLVPALALQLSNAPHSKPMITLNREHEIKSEETCNICIDFADEAIQTLLQLIVDGIAIDGCSPICEEVAKRTNNDVGEACEIICSIVGVYEFMKLVEKADLDPIYYCELLDQCEVNDNGDAKFTNVSVIPKSGPQGMFQFPVQYVSKNGTSTGVIGIAVDAVDGLPIEDFELNYAQDPGTYNVGWNLKAVPDPDCNPPCENWLPGIYNVTIVICAGQCGSHHPHSKIYDEAHLSFEITGN; encoded by the exons ATGAAG ACTGATTTAGTGTTGTGGTTGTTGGCAAGTTTACTGGTGCCCGCACTGGCCCTCCAGCTCAGCAACGCTCCCCACTCAAAGCCGATGATAACTCTGAATAGAGAACATGAAATAAAATCAGAAGAGACTTGTAATATCTGCATCGATTTTGCTGACGAGGCTATTCAAACTTTGCTGCAACTAATAGTCG ATGGTATAGCCATTGATGGGTGTAGTCCTATCTGTGAAGAAGTTGCTAAAAGAACCAATAATGATGTTGGGGAGGCTTGTGAGATCATCTGTAGCATCGTTGGTGTTTACGAGTTCATGAAACTTGTAGAAAA AGCTGATCTTGACCCAATCTATTATTGTGAACTCCTTGATCAATGTGAAGTTAATGACAATGGTGACGCCAAATTTACCAACGTCTCAGTTATCCCTAAGTCTGGCCCACAAG GAATGTTTCAGTTCCCAGTACAGTACGTCAGTAAGAATGGTACTAGTACAGGAGTAATTGGTATTGCTGTTGATGCTGTTGATGGACTACCAATTGAAGACTTTGAACTAAACTATGCTCAAGACCCTGGTACATACAATGTAGGATGGAACCTCAAAGCCGTGCCAGATCCTGATTGTAATCCCCCTTGTGAGAACTGGCTCCCTggaatttacaatgtcacaattg TGATTTGTGCTGGACAGTGTGGATCTCATCATCCTCACAGCAAAATTTATGATGAAGCTCACCTCAGTTTTGAGATTACTGGAAACTAA
- the LOC136242773 gene encoding countin-3-like isoform X1, which produces MKQTDLVLWLLASLLVPALALQLSNAPHSKPMITLNREHEIKSEETCNICIDFADEAIQTLLQLIVDGIAIDGCSPICEEVAKRTNNDVGEACEIICSIVGVYEFMKLVEKADLDPIYYCELLDQCEVNDNGDAKFTNVSVIPKSGPQGMFQFPVQYVSKNGTSTGVIGIAVDAVDGLPIEDFELNYAQDPGTYNVGWNLKAVPDPDCNPPCENWLPGIYNVTIVICAGQCGSHHPHSKIYDEAHLSFEITGN; this is translated from the exons ATGAAG CAGACTGATTTAGTGTTGTGGTTGTTGGCAAGTTTACTGGTGCCCGCACTGGCCCTCCAGCTCAGCAACGCTCCCCACTCAAAGCCGATGATAACTCTGAATAGAGAACATGAAATAAAATCAGAAGAGACTTGTAATATCTGCATCGATTTTGCTGACGAGGCTATTCAAACTTTGCTGCAACTAATAGTCG ATGGTATAGCCATTGATGGGTGTAGTCCTATCTGTGAAGAAGTTGCTAAAAGAACCAATAATGATGTTGGGGAGGCTTGTGAGATCATCTGTAGCATCGTTGGTGTTTACGAGTTCATGAAACTTGTAGAAAA AGCTGATCTTGACCCAATCTATTATTGTGAACTCCTTGATCAATGTGAAGTTAATGACAATGGTGACGCCAAATTTACCAACGTCTCAGTTATCCCTAAGTCTGGCCCACAAG GAATGTTTCAGTTCCCAGTACAGTACGTCAGTAAGAATGGTACTAGTACAGGAGTAATTGGTATTGCTGTTGATGCTGTTGATGGACTACCAATTGAAGACTTTGAACTAAACTATGCTCAAGACCCTGGTACATACAATGTAGGATGGAACCTCAAAGCCGTGCCAGATCCTGATTGTAATCCCCCTTGTGAGAACTGGCTCCCTggaatttacaatgtcacaattg TGATTTGTGCTGGACAGTGTGGATCTCATCATCCTCACAGCAAAATTTATGATGAAGCTCACCTCAGTTTTGAGATTACTGGAAACTAA
- the LOC136242201 gene encoding exportin-T-like isoform X1 — MNESYLRGLYHDSSASERELAMHYYHQLQSSSEGWGLCAADFTQRLHIDEPVRFFCLQVIEHHVRERHATTNEETSVKLRELVMSWMQEPFISGPVEKNFVKNKMAQLYAMVCVIDYPSRWGSFFSDLLTCVSSGNLAVIDLYLRVLLAIDTEVVDRDFIHTPEENQRNTLIKDTMREQCVSSLVESWYQIMVTFEQYNHEVTCLVMKVVGAYVSWIDINYIANERFSSLLLKYLQVEQLRESSCDCLTEIVSKGMDPLNKIELAETLTHTLKEMGVLMTTPSNDDDADFQSKLSKLVNGIGMSLVTSYNKLLKSNDKERALLALQAMENKSSYLVRYLNDEDDDVSLAVIPFSIGYVGVLKSVDIMSKLQSDFLKQLLLISINKMKYDESYNFVTEGEDEVMFMEYRKELKVLFDNIIQLHPDLVLETIQQLLVSTLSQLDTESFMNIEVSLRYFYMMGEVLPDKGSHFSGPAVSNSPWYIMMNSIITSRLSYYSHIAVKIQYFELVVRYDKYFSTQPDHISPVLESFLDERGLRNDHPVVRSRVSYLFLRFLKPLKNQIGGVAEQILKRIRDLLFVLPENDEGAYISSNDMLFMYEAAGILVAISNTSAEQRYLLMKQLIQPSLDKLALHYPKMREVEDATKLEELANYLYHLMSYISRTTKVFVNHQTTRQSGCLQCYAEALPVILNGLEVPVHKETLHSGVRQYLHRMIICLGDELLNYVPMAITLLLKDCQSQNIQEFIPLINQLIAKYKHRMGPFLQEVFMPIIHTILNCSTEPYDPRDEEAARDRQNLQKCYYLFISSLVNNDAVEVISSQGSTQLHEVLDSIVQGTMDFPDPSGQKVCFGILRKLVEFWGQSDTVTGFVDYMYKTIIPACFIVPSKSSFDLNDGHTFQALGEIAGILKSMYQKRGDEFLQYLVTTYLPSINLSQELTQLFLQAIQQADSKVLKSYLKVFFTQLRTMQ; from the exons ATGAACGAGTCTTACCTGAGGGGCCTGTACCATGACAGTTCCGCCAGTGAACGTGAACTG GCGATGCACTACTACCATCAGTTGCAGTCCAGTAGTGAGGGGTGGGGCTTGTGTGCAGCTGACTTCACCCAGCGGCTCCACAT tgatgagccagtgaGGTTTTTCTGTCTCCAAGTGATTGAACATCATGTCAGAGAGAG acatgCTACTACTAACGAGGAGACTAGTGTGAAGCTGAGAGAATTGGTGATGTCATGGATGCAGGAG CCTTTCATCAGTGGACCAGTGGAGAAGAATTTTGTAAAGAACAAAATGGCCCAACTGTACGCCATGGTGTGTGTCATTGACTACCCATCAAGG TGGGGGTCATTCTTCTCTGACCTGCTCACTTGTGTGTCATCTGGTAATCTGGCAGTGATCGACCTTTACCTCAGAGTATTACTGGCCATTGATACAGAAGTAGTTGATCGTGATTTCATACACACTCCTGAG GAGAACCAACGTAACACACTTATTAAGGACACGATGAGAGAACAATGTGTATCCTCATTGGTTGAGTCTTGGTACCAAATAAtg GTCACATTTGAACAGTATAATCACGAGGTGACATGTTTGGTAATGAAAGTGGTAGGAGCCTACGTGTCATGGATAGACATCAACTACATCGCTAATGAGAGGTTTTCCAG TTTGTTATTGAAGTATCTACAAGTGGAGCAGTTGAGAGAGAGCTCATGTGATTGTCTGACTGAGATAGTTAGCAAAG GGATGGATCCACTCAATAAGATAGAACTAGCAGAGACACTGACGCATACTCTGAAGGAGATGGGAGTGCTCATGACTACTCCATCCAAT GACGATGATGCAGATTTTCAGTCCAAGTTATCCAAACTAGTCAACGGTATTGGAATGTCATTAGTGACCAGTTATAACAA ACTATTGAAATCCAACGACAAGGAGAGAGCATTACTAGCACTACAAGCCATGGAGAATAAGTCATCATATCTCGTCAG ATATTtgaatgatgaagatgatgacgtGTCGTTAGCTGTGATCCCATTCTCCATTGGATATGTGGGCGTGTTGAAG TCAGTAGACATCATGTCGaaactacaaagtgacttcttaaAA caactgttactaatcAGTATCAACAAGATGAAGTATGATGAGAGCTATAACTTTGTGACTGAG GGTGAAGATGAGGTAATGTTCATGGAGTACAGGAAGGAACTAAAAGTATTGTTTGACAATATTATCCAACTA CATCCTGATCTTGTACTGGAAACTATTCAACAGTTACTAGTGTCAACACTGAGTCAACTGGATACAGAGTCATTCATGAATATCGAGGTATCACTTCGTTACTTCTACATGATGGGAGAGGTGTTACCTGATAAG GGATCTCATTTCTCTGGTCCAGCAGTATCCAACTCACCCTGGTACATAATGATGAACTCT ATCATCACTAGCAGGTTATCATATTATTCTCACATTGCAGTCAAGATCCAG TACTTTGAGCTGGTTGTCAGATATGACAAATACTTTTCAACTCAACCTGACCACATATCACCAGTACTG GAATCATTTCTTGATGAGAGAGGATTACGGAATGATCATCCAGTAGTAAGGAGCAGAGTGAGCTACTTGTTCTTGAGGTTTCTTAAACCACTCAA GAATCAGATTGGTGGAGTAGCTGAACAAATTCTGAAGAGGATTAGAGATTTGCTGTTTGTTCTGCCA GAGAATGATGAAGGAGCATACATATCCTCAAATGACATG TTGTTCATGTACGAGGCTGCTGGTATATTAGTAGCTATCAGTAATACTAGTGCTGAG CAACGATACCTGCTGATGAAACAACTGATTCAGCCATCCCTGGACAAGCTAGCATTACATTATCCCAAG ATGAGAGAAGTTGAAGATGCCACAAAGTTGGAAGAACTTGCCAATTATCTCTACCACCTCATGTCTTATATCAG TCGGACGACGAAGGTGTTTGTTAATCATCAAACGACACGTCAGAGTGGTTGTCTACAGTGCTATGCTGAg GCTCTACCAGTTATATTGAATGGTCTGGAAGTACCAGTACACAAGGAGACTCTTCACTCTGGTGTGAGGCAATATCTACATCGTATGATCATCTGTCTAGGAGATGAGTTGTTAAATTATGTACCAATGGCCATCACTCTGCTACTGAAGGATTGTCAG TCTCAGAACATTCAGGAATTCATTCCACTGATCAATCAGTTGATAGCGAAGTACAAACATCGGATGGGTCCCTTCCTACAGGAGGTCTTCATGCCAATCATCCACACCATCTTGAACTGTTCTACTGAACCATATGATCCTCGGGATGAAGAG GCGGCAAGGGACAGACAGAACTTACAGAAATGTTACTACCTGTTTATCAGCTCACTAGTCAATAATGATGCTGTGGAGGTGATTTCTAGTCAAG GCTCAACTCAGCTTCACGAGGTACTGGACTCTATTGTACAGGGAACAATGGACTTCCCTGATCCTTCA GGTCAGAaggtttgttttgggatattAAGAAAGTTGGTGGAGTTTTGGG GACAGTCAGACACTGTAACTGGTTTTGTGGACTACATGTACAAGACAATAATCCCAGCTTGTTTCATTGTCCCTTCTAAGTCATCATTTGATCTTAATGATGGGCACACATTTCAG GCATTAGGAGAAATTGCTGGAATTTTGAAGTCGATGTATCAGAAACGA GGTGATGAATTCCTGCAGTATTTAGTGACCACTTACCTGCCATCCATCAACTTATCACAAGAACTTACACAG CTATTCCTGCAGGCTATCCAACAAGCTGACTCTAAAGTGTTAAAGAGCTATCTGAAG GTGTTCTTCACACAGTTGAGAACTATGCAATGA
- the LOC136243083 gene encoding countin-3-like, with the protein MPRLTLGKVILSMVSTTMKAGLLLWLLTSLLVPGLANRSFQLKQRSDAVHSTAIKTQIRGPAMKSDETCQICIQFAVDAINVLLNLILDGTIVKGCGTLCGALAERTNKITGEVCDVLCAVVGILEFIKIIEEADLDPIYYCELLDQCKVNDHGDAKITNATIVPKSGPQGQFHIPVEYVSKNGTGTGEIGIAIHAVDGLIIEDFELNFAQDPGTYDVEWSLNAVPDPDCNPVPGPCEYWVPGIYNVTVVICEGTCGSDHPHASIYDVVNFHFEITGK; encoded by the exons ATGCCCCGCCTTACATTAGGGAAGGTCATTCTGTCGATGGTGTCCACTACGATGAAG GCTGGTTTATTGTTGTGGTTGTTAACAAGTTTACTAGTACCAGGGCTGGCCAATCGTTCCTTTCAGCTCAAGCAACGTAGTGATGCTGTCCATTCAACGGCGATAAAAACTCAGATCCGAGGGCCTGCCATGAAGTCAGATGAAACGTGCCAAATTTGCATCCAATTTGCTGTGGATGCCATAAATGTTTTGTTGAACCTTATATTAG ATGGTACAATTGTTAAAGGTTGTGGAACATTGTGTGGAGCACTTGCTGAAAGAACTAACAAAATAACTGGAGAGGTGTGTGATGTACTGTGTGCAGTAGTCGGCATTCTTGAGTTCATCAAGATCATTGAAGA AGCTGATCTTGATCCAATCTACTATTGTGAGCTCCTTGATCAATGTAAAGTAAATGACCATGGTGATGCCAAAATCACCAATGCTACTATTGTTCCCAAGTCTGGTCCACAAG GACAGTTTCATATTCCAGTAGAGTATGTTAGTAAGAACGGAACTGGGACGGGTGAAATTGGTATAGCTATTCATGCTGTTGATGGACTGATCATTGAAGACTTTGAGCTAAACTTTGCTCAGGATCCTGGTACATATGATGTGGAGTGGAGTCTCAATGCTGTCCCAGATCCAGATTGTAATCCTGTGCCAGGTCCTTGTGAGTATTGGGTCCCTGGAATTTACAATGTCACTGTTG TGATCTGTGAAGGGACGTGTGGTAGTGACCATCCACATGCTTCGATATATGATGTAGTTAACTTTCACTTTGAGATTACTGGGAAATAA